The Helianthus annuus cultivar XRQ/B chromosome 16, HanXRQr2.0-SUNRISE, whole genome shotgun sequence genome includes a window with the following:
- the LOC110919843 gene encoding uncharacterized protein LOC110919843, with protein MDPMNNSPSFLKLIEEDDPIFLQIPNDFASMIWGDQPPYKDSVKIVDGNKLWFVRLKKTDVGPVLADGFTKVVRDSCIRKNNYLMFQSFGQSSFFLMVFKSFVHQYCFISKITPDEDVIVMADEFWRQFYGKIFKGGQSTLYLGDRFWNVKMDGLTDSCVFTHRCSEMVNDLALDRRSIFVFSMVGNKIFELSVFNHQTSTQIHPRTSRV; from the exons ATGGATCCCATGAACAAcagtccttcatttttaaagcttattgaggaAGATGACCCGATATTTTTG CAAATACCTAATGACTTTGCTTCAATGATTTGGGGAGACCAACCACCTTACAAAGATTCAGTTAAGATTGTTGATGGCAACAAGTTATGGTTTGTAAGACTGAAAAAAACTGATGTTGGCCCTGTTCTTGCTGATGGCTTCACCAAAGTTGTTCGGGATAGTTGTATAAGAAAAAATAACTATCTTATGTTTCAGtcatttggacaatcatcattcTTTCTAATGGTGTTTAAATCATTTGTTCATCAATACTGCTTTATATCCAAAATCACACCTGACGAAGACGTTATT GTCATGGCTGATGAATTTTGGAGGCAATTTTATGGGAAAATTTTCAAAGGTGGTCAATCAACTCTTTATTTAGGAGATAGATTTTGGAACGTTAAGATGGACGGATTAACTGACAGCTGTGTTTTTACTCATAGATGTTCTGAGATGGTAAACGATCTTGCCTTAGACAGGCGATCTATCTTTGTCTTTTCAATGGTTGGAAATAAAATTTTCGAGCTTTCAGTCTTTAATCATCAAACCAGTACTCAAAttcacccgcgaacttcgcgggttTGA